Proteins from a single region of Corylus avellana chromosome ca11, CavTom2PMs-1.0:
- the LOC132165045 gene encoding G-type lectin S-receptor-like serine/threonine-protein kinase LECRK3, translated as MGSVLDEGDTALARFDFCLDIHVNLPMREFYTEMKVIGRTHHKNLVRLLGYCHDGPNRLLVYEYMSNGSLADILLTPETQPSWDERMEIARNIARGLLYLHEECEPQIIHCDIKPQNILMDENRRPKISDFGLAKLLKVDQTKTFTDIRGTKGYVAPEWHRKMPVTVKVDVYSFGIVLLEIICCRKSVDHNLPEEEAILEEWAYQCFESGELGRLVNNEKVDKRQLERIAKVVFWCILDEPSLRPSMKKVLLMLEGTVDIPVPPSQTSFLSTL; from the coding sequence AGAATTTTATACAGAGATGAAAGTTATTGGGAGAACGCATCACAAAAACCTTGTTCGTCTACTGGGTTATTGCCATGATGGACCCAACAGGCTTTTGGTGTATGAGTACATGAGTAATGGGTCGCTTGCAGATATACTCTTGACGCCTGAGACACAACCTTCTTGGGATGAGAGAATGGAAATTGCTCGCAATATAGCAAGAGGACTTCTTTATCTCCACGAAGAGTGTGAGCCACAAATCATTCATTGCGATATAAAACCCCAGAACATACTCATGGATGAAAATAGACGCCCGAAAATCTCTGACTTCGGACTCGCAAAGTTGCTGAAAGTAGATCAAACCAAAACCTTTACCGACATTAGAGGGACAAAAGGATATGTTGCCCCAGAATGGCATCGAAAAATGCCCGTGACAGTCAAAGTAGATGTGTACAGCTTTGGAATTGTGCTGCTAGAGATCATATGTTGTCGAAAAAGTGTGGACCATAATCTTCCAGAGGAAGAAGCTATTCTTGAAGAATGGGCATACCAATGCTTTGAGAGTGGTGAGCTTGGTAGACTAGTGAATAATGAAAAAGTTGACAAGAGACAATTGGAGAGAATTGCTAAAGTTGTATTTTGGTGCATTCTAGATGAACCCTCACTCCGCCCTTCAATGAAGAAAGTTCTACTCATGTTGGAAGGGACTGTTGATATTCCGGTCCCTCCAAGTCAGACTTCTTTTCTAAGTACCCTCTGA